One part of the Eptesicus fuscus isolate TK198812 chromosome 2, DD_ASM_mEF_20220401, whole genome shotgun sequence genome encodes these proteins:
- the KLHDC2 gene encoding kelch domain-containing protein 2: protein MADGNDDPRADDSPGPAHESCEAAELAGPAERSGHVAVGDGRHMFVWGGYKTNQVRGLYDFYLPREELWIYNMETGRWKKMNAEGDVPPSMSGSCAVCVDRALYLFGGHHSRGNTNKFYMLDLRSTERVLQWERIDCQGIPPSSKDKLGVWVYKNRLIFFGGYGYLPEDKVLGTFEFDETSFWNSSHPRGWNDHVHILDTETFIWSQPITTGKAPSPRAAHACAAVGNKGFVFGGRYRDARMNDLHYLNLDTWEWNELIPQGMCPVGRSWHSLTPVSSDHLFLFGGFTTDKQPLSDAWTYCISKNEWLQFNHPYTDKPRLWHTACASDEGEVIVFGGCANNLLVHHRAAHSNEVLIFSVQPKSLVRLSLEAVICFKEMLANSWNCLPKHLLHSVHQRFGSNNTSGS, encoded by the exons ATGGCTGATGGCAACGACGACCCGCGGGCGGACGACTCGCCGGGGCCGGCCCACGAGAGCTGCGAGGCCGCGGAGCTCGCCGGCCCCGCCGAGCGCAGCGGCCACGTCGCCGTGGGCGACGGGCGCCACATGTTCGTCTGGGGCGGCTACAAG ACTAACCAAGTCAGAGGATTATATGACTTTTATCTGCCTAGAGAAGAACTATGGATCTACAACATGGAGACTGGAAGATG GAAAAAAATGAACGCTGAAGGTGATGTTCCTCCTTCCATGTCGGGAAGCTGTGCTGTGTGTGTAGACAGGGCGCTGTACTTGTTTGGAGGACACCATTCGCGAGGCAACACGAATAAG TTCTACATGCTGGATTTAAGGTCTACAGAGAGAGTGTTACAGTGGGAAAGAATTGATTGCCAAGGAATTCCTCCATCGTCAAAGGATAAACTTGGTGTCTGGGTATATAAAAACAG gTTAATATTTTTTGGAGGGTATGGATATTTACCTGAAGATAAAGTATTGGGAACTTTTGAATTTGATGAAACATCTTTTTGG AATTCAAGTCACCCAAGAGGATGGAATGATCATGTACATATTTTAGACACTGAAACATTTATCTGGAGTCAGCCTATAACTACT GGCAAAGCACCTTCACCTCGCGCCGCCCATGCCTGTGCAGCAGTTGGGAATAAGGGCTTTGTGTTTGGAGGCAGATACCGG GATGCTAGAATGAATGATCTTCACTATCTTAATCTGGATACATGGGAGTGGAATGAATT AATTCCACAAGGCATGTGTCCAGTTGGCCGATCTTGGCACTCACTGACACCAGTTTCTTCAGatcatctctttctctttggaGGATTTACCACTGATAAACAGCCACTAA GTGATGCCTGGACTTACTGTATCAGTAAAAATGAATGGCTACAGTTTAATCACCCCTACACTGACAAACCAAG ATTATGGCATACAGCTTGTGCCAGTGATGAAGGAGAAGTAATTGTTTTTGGTGGGTGTGCCAACAACCTTCTTGTCCATCACAGAGCT gCACACAGTAATGAAGTACTCATATTTTCAGTTCAACCAAAATCTCTTGTAAG GCTAAGCTTAGAAGCAGTCATTTGCTTTAAAGAAATGTTAGCCAACTCGTGGAACTGCCTTCCAAAACACTTACTTCACAGTGTTCATCAGAGGTTTGGTAGTAACAACACTTCTGGGTCTTAG